In one window of Ferriphaselus amnicola DNA:
- a CDS encoding SurA N-terminal domain-containing protein yields MFDFVQEKRRLVQIVLGLIVLPFAFWGVDSYQKSSGGDYLAKVDGVKISPQEFDNALRQQQDKVREMTGGDVDPAMFDKVEVKQSILESLISQKLLLSQARSAGLAVTDEQLAQVIAGIPAFSTDGKFDQKRYESLLASQNMTPVTFEARVREELSVRQLTDPYTQSGYASVAAAENLIHLAEQQRTISVATLSPAAYQAQVKVDDTAVQAYYDKNQNEFQAPEQARVEFLAFSAGALQGQVEVDEAESKKYYDEHQAEFGAPEQRQAAHILISVSPQSSAAEKEAAKAKAENVLAQVRQNPSKFAELAKQNSQDLGSAVNGGDLGVFGRGAMVKPFEEATFALKAGEISGLVQSDFGYHIIKLLAVKPARIASLAEVKGAIDLKLRQQKAADKFAELAEKFSNAVYEQSDSLKAAADLVKLPVQQSGWLVKGQTPAAPWTDRALQAVFSDDVVKNKRNTAAVEIGPNTLLAARLVEHKPASVRPLVEVAAAIRQKLQFQQAMELANKQGKDNLAQLQKGATPEVSWQAAQVVTRARHPGLEGDLARQLFQANTSKLPLYLGAETAQGYLLLRLEAVKEGAEIDDAKRSAYMQQLRQFSGEELMRAYLADARKHADVSIKPFAEAEKK; encoded by the coding sequence ATGTTTGATTTCGTGCAGGAAAAGCGCCGTCTGGTTCAGATCGTTCTTGGTCTGATCGTGTTGCCATTCGCCTTTTGGGGGGTGGATTCCTACCAAAAATCAAGTGGTGGTGATTACTTGGCTAAGGTCGATGGGGTGAAAATATCGCCCCAAGAGTTTGATAATGCGCTGCGCCAGCAACAAGACAAGGTGCGCGAAATGACTGGCGGAGATGTCGATCCGGCTATGTTTGATAAGGTCGAAGTTAAACAGTCGATTTTGGAAAGCTTAATCAGCCAAAAGCTGTTGTTGTCTCAGGCTCGTTCGGCAGGGCTGGCGGTGACTGATGAGCAGCTCGCGCAGGTGATCGCGGGTATCCCAGCATTCAGTACAGATGGCAAGTTCGATCAGAAGCGTTATGAGTCGCTACTGGCATCGCAGAATATGACGCCAGTCACGTTTGAAGCGCGCGTTCGCGAAGAGTTGAGTGTTCGTCAGTTGACCGATCCTTATACTCAAAGTGGTTACGCTTCCGTTGCTGCAGCCGAGAATCTGATTCATTTGGCCGAGCAGCAGCGCACTATTAGCGTCGCAACCTTGTCTCCGGCGGCTTATCAGGCTCAGGTCAAGGTGGACGATACCGCAGTGCAAGCCTATTACGATAAGAATCAGAATGAGTTTCAAGCACCCGAGCAAGCGCGGGTCGAATTCTTGGCGTTTTCGGCGGGAGCCTTGCAAGGCCAGGTCGAGGTTGATGAAGCGGAGTCAAAAAAGTATTACGACGAGCATCAGGCGGAATTCGGTGCTCCAGAGCAGCGTCAGGCGGCGCACATCCTGATCAGTGTTTCGCCGCAGTCTAGTGCCGCCGAGAAAGAGGCGGCCAAGGCTAAGGCTGAGAATGTTCTTGCGCAAGTTAGGCAAAATCCAAGTAAGTTCGCCGAGCTGGCCAAGCAAAACTCACAGGATCTTGGATCGGCTGTGAATGGCGGTGACTTGGGCGTGTTTGGTCGTGGCGCGATGGTAAAACCATTTGAGGAGGCGACGTTTGCACTCAAAGCAGGAGAGATATCTGGCTTGGTTCAATCTGATTTTGGTTATCACATCATCAAGTTGCTTGCGGTCAAGCCGGCGCGCATCGCATCGCTGGCGGAAGTGAAAGGTGCTATCGACCTGAAGCTAAGGCAGCAGAAGGCCGCTGACAAATTCGCTGAGCTGGCCGAGAAGTTCAGTAATGCGGTGTATGAGCAAAGCGACAGCCTGAAAGCGGCTGCTGATCTGGTGAAACTGCCTGTGCAGCAAAGTGGCTGGCTGGTGAAGGGGCAGACTCCGGCGGCTCCTTGGACGGACAGGGCGCTGCAAGCTGTGTTCAGCGATGATGTGGTGAAGAATAAACGCAATACGGCGGCCGTCGAGATCGGGCCGAATACTTTGCTGGCCGCGCGTTTGGTCGAGCACAAGCCCGCCAGTGTGCGCCCTTTGGTTGAAGTGGCTGCAGCCATTCGTCAGAAGCTCCAGTTCCAGCAAGCAATGGAGTTGGCGAACAAGCAAGGTAAGGACAATCTCGCTCAGTTGCAGAAGGGGGCGACGCCTGAAGTGAGTTGGCAGGCGGCACAGGTGGTGACTCGTGCGCGTCACCCGGGCTTGGAAGGCGATCTGGCTCGCCAGCTGTTTCAAGCGAATACCTCCAAGCTGCCGCTGTATCTAGGGGCTGAAACTGCTCAGGGTTACCTCTTGTTACGTCTAGAGGCGGTCAAAGAAGGAGCGGAGATCGACGATGCCAAGCGTTCCGCTTACATGCAGCAACTGCGCCAGTTCAGCGGCGAAGAGTTGATGCGTGCCTATCTGGCAGATGCCAGAAAACACGCCGATGTCAGCATCAAACCGTTCGCGGAAGCTGAAAAGAAGTAG
- a CDS encoding HU family DNA-binding protein yields MSNKSDLIDAIATSADISKAAAGRALDATVASIKASLAKGEEVSLVGFGTFYVGERAARSGRNPRTGASIDIKAAKTPKFRAGKGLKDAVN; encoded by the coding sequence GTGAGTAATAAATCTGATTTGATTGATGCAATCGCAACATCCGCTGATATTTCCAAGGCTGCTGCTGGTCGTGCGTTGGATGCGACTGTCGCTTCCATTAAGGCGTCTCTGGCTAAAGGTGAAGAAGTTAGCTTGGTCGGTTTCGGTACTTTTTACGTGGGTGAGCGTGCTGCTCGTAGTGGCCGCAATCCCCGTACTGGCGCTTCGATCGATATCAAGGCGGCCAAGACCCCGAAATTTAGGGCTGGCAAAGGCCTGAAAGATGCTGTAAACTAG